The Branchiostoma lanceolatum isolate klBraLanc5 chromosome 1, klBraLanc5.hap2, whole genome shotgun sequence genomic sequence acgcagcgtgcctcgggtccagtgagaggggggcttttttggcgtgtctgtttACGTTGGTGTTAGTCAGTTGAGTGGCATGGCCTATGGTGTTAGTGAGTGAAATGATAACCACAATGCCGAAGTTGCAAGAAGTAGACTTCAGGGTGTTAGAGCTAAGTCATTAATGGattttggatttggatttattggaattgcaacagtgcaatacacgtgggacacaggcagctattgctgatgttgtgacccacacacataatgtacccgattttttacacttgggtggagtggggaaaatcatgttaagtgccttttttcccaaagcagggattcgaacccggaaccccttggttctgagtcggaaatcctgccgttacgccacacgaccccaccattaatcagacatgacagtccagGCCATGGAGTCAATGAAAAAGACTAATTAACGGAGATgtattttttgtctgtctggttgtctTTTTATCGCAGTTTGATGGGGTTGAATAAATTTCGCTGTGTCTGCAGGTGTCTACACGTCAGACGGCCAAGTAATGACAACCTGTGACGAGGTCTGGCCAGGACCCTACTACCACGCAGGGTACGCGCTCAGCCTATTTGCCACGAGCTACCTCATCCCCTTGTCCGTCGTTGCTGTGTTGTACGTGAGAATAAGCAGGAGACTCTGGTACAGACCCAATCCCGGAGCAAGCCGAAACAGAGCACCAGCCGTGAACAGTAACGAGCTTTACGTGTCGTACAACTCCCGGTCAGACACCGTCACCACCCACATACCGACTGCCGCACAGTCACAATCTGTTCACCTACAAAGGAAACTCCAGGTCATCAGGATGTTGTTAATAGTAGTGGTCGTGTTTGCGCTGTCCTGGCTACCCTTACACATCTTAACGGTTGTTTCCTTCTTCGCCAACTTGACAAACGACACTGTCATCATTATGTACCACTACGTGTTCCCAAGTATACACTGCATTGCCTTCGCCAACTGCGGCATAAACCCGATCATATATGGTTATTACAATAATAACCTGCGAAAAGGACTTTATCAGCTTTTCAGAAAATCATCGTGAATCAAAGCTGTATAAATGTATAGCCGTGAtgagggggatatagactcagtcacgtttgggaccgcatccttaagaaatagatgataatcgttgcattgcttttttgatcgatagttgtgaatgtgttacacttctgtacgtttgggaccgcataatGATGTCATCCCTTGTGATTgtgcatatgtaaatactttgggaatgcatctcattaatatatataagcagcaacacctgttctgaattactatgtgaaccagaattgccttgaagaaggtgacagatggtcacggaaacgtcggtggaataaatttCTTGGCTGTGTAAAAAATAGtaaatattatcatatagcttgtGTATACATGAtcatacatatatgtgtgtgtatgtatttatcCTCACTTTGTGTAAATAAACCATGCAATCTAATCTGTCGATAACTTGCAGTCGTGTTAGGTATATTGTTGATCCTGGTACTTGTAATAGTGTACGCTGAATTACGTCAGACAAAAGAGCGACATACGTTCTTAAATCTGAAAGTTTACGACAGTTCAGTCCACAATTTTATTacgttccaacagtagaacacTCAAAAATGCACGTTGTTTAGAAAATGCATACACACTTGTGTTAGATCAATAAAGTTGAACAAAATCAAGTGTTGAATGTCTGGATCGATCTTCAGTGTTTAGACACTAGTAGAAAGTGTGTTTGATATCTTAAAATTGGTTATCAAGTTACACTTTGATGAACGTTACGAAACAAGGGCATGGCTATTGGCAGAATGTTTTTGTCGATGGTGCAAAGTCTTACCGTGACAGGAGGCACAGAATAGCTTTAGATCGGTACACATCCATTCAAAGGATCGGTGCTCAGTTGCTAGAGTGGTCGGCACAAGGGGCCAAGGGTTCGCCATGATCCCGGCCAGGGTGTTCTTTTTTTAACATCCATTTGTTTATCATTCAAATCAATTATTCTTGTTCAGGAATTCGTTAATATATCTTATTTTTTCACCATCTTACAGGATTATCCTCAGGGTTAGAGTTGATAGGATCACGAGATGTTATTCAGAAGGAATACCCTGTCAATAGCACCAACAAAAtcctattgacaggaacatccttaCCGTTTCAGCTGATGATGATAGAATTTTGCTATTGACACGAAAATCCTGTAAATTGTGccattgacagaaacattttaTGAAGTGTGGAAAACATTCTTAGTAAAACTATCCTGTCAGCAGGTTCGGCCTTCGGGCAATGCTAGAAGGCTTCTGGGTACGTGACGCAAAGAACTTGAGCTGGCTTGTTACAAAACTAGGCCTGGAACAGCCTGAGGCACCCTATGGTATCTAATTATTAAAACTATCCtgattagcctggaatccaaacctattatagctctatTAtactatttgcggagaggagactcgggagctataataggtttggattccaggctaatcaGCAGGTTCGGCCTTCGAGCAATGCTAGAGGGCTTCTGAGAGACGCACAGGAACTTGAGCTGGCTTGTTACAAACTTTGGCCTGGAACAGCCCAAGGCACCCTATGGTGTATAATTAAGGTTTCCttcctggctaaattggcattttgacttttcATTATTCGGATTATGTTATTAACGATTATGTTCGGAAAAAATAACTAAGTTATCTGCGTATAATAAACATGGAATGTGCTTATTATGTATAATTGGTGGTTTACATTCATTGTCAAAGACGGTTGTAATATCACTaataaataagttgaataacGCTGGGCTTTAATTACAACCTTGTTTGACACCGCTATGCGTAACATATGATCCAGTGAGACCATGACTATGTttgacacaatttgtagttttagagTACATGTTTTTGATAGTTTGAAGAAACTTACCACCTATAACAAGCagatacataacgacaacaaaggtggggctgccaaaaataagttgagatcatatagattatttaaaactatatataatgaagaaaaatatctacatgtaagtaatgcaaatatgagggacaggaatgcagtcacaagactaagaattaGCTGCCACAAACTGCATATTggaacgggaagacatacccgcactcctctagaacaacgattatgtaaacattgtactaggaatagaatagaagacgaatgtcattttgtggtagaatgtgaaTTATAtactaaagaaagaaatgaacagtataagcttgtagaaaacctatttccctacttcacacatgtaagtactgttcaaaaattcatattcctaatgcgactagacaaaactcccattgaaaaacacgtctgtccttttatatctactataaccgaaaagcgaggagaagtagaatttatctaatgatagccaTATTCTTTTGTTTATgtaaactgtacttgttattttgttttgttgcgacctgtacttagccaagtgtggcagaaatgtgcaataaaggtcttcattcattcattattttctctttaacagattaagaaagaactgtagctGTACTGAATATTCACAGCTGGTCATGTGGTCATAATTCTAGATCTGACTTTTGGGACCAAATGGATGACGTGATTTGATTGCCCttagtatgatttttttccaaagatagaatacagcactttggtacataacactgttttccatgtgcatgatagtcaaagctacaaacgtacgttcgcACAAATTGATGTCTACTTATCATCTGTAGTTATTAAAAATAACAGTTTTTACCTGGTAATCAAaattttttctaataactatGGTCACTTCATAGATATCATTTTGTGCgaacgtttgtagctttgatcattaggcacatggaaaacatagttttattgcagtgttatgtaccaaagtaCTGCATTTTATCTTGAAGATAATATGTATGAAGAAATACTGCAAAAGCCTTCTTATccaagataagactttcatgcTTTGAACAAcgtgtgttatttgggtagtaaagatgatcaactgatataattcatgcaaatgaggtccttatttgcataatacatgtaaaagaattgTAATATGCTTCCCGATAAGGTAatcatcagtcggcgaaggtatggggtcgtggaactctagtttttgtatcattttgtgggAATTGTTGCTGGGGCAAATTATTGTTAGATTGGGCCAATGAATTTGTGAGAGGTACAAGAGAGGTGTGAAATCTAGACAGCAATTGTGAACTTTGTGGTTGACCTTTGTCGATATTTGGTAAGTAAACATGTTTAGGTCTCCAGTAGGATCTTGAACATTGGAGTGACCATGCACACCAAACTACACCGAATACATAATAATGCTTTTCTACTTGTGGCCTTGGTGCACCCGGGGAGCCATCATATCAAACCATCAACGCCAGAaccgacacatacaaacactcctacttcccccgtaccattccagtggaatgccctggcCTGGGACGGTTGTGGCGGCTTACCGTTGAGTCGTTCtatgccaggctggaggcctgcccgcatTATCCCGGGACCTCAGCTCCCCCcatactttgcccctgatggggctatatgggggtaccctatgatgataatgatgaacatgggctcctcgcgcggcgcctaaAAATCGATCATCTTTATGTCAAGCCATGTTTTGATAGGCTTAAATGTAATTTTAGATGTATATGCGACCATCTGGACCTTGTTGGGAAAGAATTACCTGACGTTAATCCTACTTTTGGTATATATTATTTATATCTTCAAAGTCGATGCATTATACCCTGCGAGGGATTAAACTGCCGCGTCGCTCGCAGCTTTCGGGCAAAAAGTGGCAAAACGACAGTCAAAAGACCGTATTTCGGTCTGTTTGGGAACGGGGACATCGCGAAAGGCTCGAGACCTTCAATCTCCTCATCCAAGGCCACCTTTAGTACATTCTGACATGCGTCGATGATTGGGTAAGTATCAACTTAAGAGGGTGTTGTAAGCAGGCAATATTTGCGAAGAACTCCCGAAATGATCGAATAATTAATGCAAGAGCAAATACGAGATGGTGTGTTTGCCTAATTGCATGTCGCTTGTTCTTTGTTAACAACATGTACTGCGTACGTTTATGACAGGTTAACAGTATATACAGACAATTCAAACTGGCGGAACGAATAATAATTTACATTTGAGTGACATCTGCAAACGATCTTTAACGGCACCGAGAGACttttttgacatgttcaaccgtttttttttcagttagtTGCATGATATAATATATTGATTCGTTCTGCCggtcattctagtgacgctgaagaagattaagagtgatggatgtcactcgaaacgtccagaAGTAAACctccgaatcttatccagttgtagagtttgaatcgTCTTTATATATTTTCTGTGGTATACATGCCTTTCAGGTGAGTGATATACGTATACATGCTGGTATCAGTGCTCGTCTTTGATACATGGAGGAGAAACTTGAGTAAGCAGCGAAAGGCCGCTACGCTAAACGTAGTCTCAACAACATTCTTTGTTGTGTATGTCACACACGTATCGTGTAAGAAACTCCCATTGTTTGTAACATTGCTTGAGAGGATTTCTGTGTGGCCTGAAGTTGGGTATTCGCTGGACGGTTTGATGTGTGCTCTCGTGTCAAGTATT encodes the following:
- the LOC136445385 gene encoding neuropeptide FF receptor 1-like, producing MCKTFLTVQIMCVSASVFTLIAIAVDRYYAVVHPTSSGVTMAGLRYILVGVWVAAAGTSVPEGLVLTSTTYQGVYTSDGQVMTTCDEVWPGPYYHAGYALSLFATSYLIPLSVVAVLYVRISRRLWYRPNPGASRNRAPAVNSNELYVSYNSRSDTVTTHIPTAAQSQSVHLQRKLQVIRMLLIVVVVFALSWLPLHILTVVSFFANLTNDTVIIMYHYVFPSIHCIAFANCGINPIIYGYYNNNLRKGLYQLFRKSS